The Pseudomonas sp. S06B 330 genome contains the following window.
GATGAGCTGCGCCGCCGCGCTTTCAGGTGCGGTGGCCAGGCCTGGGTAGGCGGAAATCGGCTCAAAGCGGATGGCGGTATCCGCCTTGACGGCCTGCATGGCCGGTAGCAACGTCTGCTCGGCGTAGGTGTGCAGTTCGTCGAGCACGGCCTGTGGTTCAAAGGTCGGCAAGGCACGGACTTCAAAGTCGAAGCGGCAGTCGGCCGGGACAATGTTCAATGCGGTGCCGCCCTGGATCACACCGACCTGCACCGTTGAATACGCGGGATCAAAACGCGCATCGTGGTGCTCTGGCGCGGCCAGACGCTGACCAATCTCGCCGAGGCGGCCAATCAGCCGCGCGGCCTGTTCGATAGCGTTGACCCCATAGGGTGCGTAGGCCGAATGACAAGGCGCACCGTGCACATGGCAACGCATGGCCAGCTTGCCTTTGTGGCCGAGCACCGGCTTGAGTTCTGTCGGTTCGCCGATCAGGCACAGCGCCGGTTGCTGGATGCGCTGTGGCAACACGTCAAGCAGGCTGCGTACGCCCAGGCAACCGACCTCCTCGTCATACGAAAAGGCCAGGTGCACCGGTCGGCGCAGGGGGCTGGCGACAAACACCGGCACGGCGGCCAGCACCGACGCCAGGTAGCCTTTCATATCAGCCGCACCACGACCGTAGAGTTTGCCGTCGTGCTCGCTGAGGGCGAACGGTTCGACCGTCCAGGCTTGACCGTCCACCGGCACCACGTCGGTGTGCCCCGACAGCACCACACCGCCGGCCACCGCCGGGCCAATGCTGGCCAGCAAGTTGGCCTTGCTGCGCTCGGCGTTGTAAATCAGCTCGCAGTGCACGCCAAGGCCGTGCAGGTAATCCCGCACGAACTCGATCAATGCCAGGTTCGAGTCGCGACTGACCGTGGCAAAGCCAATCAGCTTGGCCAGCAAGGCGCGACTGCGCAGCTCACTCATCGCCCGGCACTCCATAGCTTGGGGCCAGGGTCGGGTTCAGGGCACGGGTCAGGTAATCCTGCAGTTGCGGCTCATAGGCGTTCCAGAGAGTTTGCAGCTCACCGATGGGGTTTTGTTCCGCCCAGTCCACACGCAGATCGACGATTGGCCAGACCAGCTCACCCACCACCGACAGCGCTGCCGAATGCACAGCCCCTGCCTCCCCGCCTGCCGCCTGACCCGCTTGCAGTGCGCTGAGCAAACGCGCCGCCAGGCACCCTTCGCTGCGCTCAAACGCGTCGACCATGCGCTCGATCACGTTGCTGTTGGCCAGCAGGTTACCCGCCGCGACACACTGCTCGCCTGCCAAGGCGTTGTGTGTGCCCAGGGTGTGGTTGCCACTGAATACCGCAGTGCGCCCCTGTGCATCGACGACCGCTACCTGGCGGTACTGGCTGTAGCCATTGCGGGTCAATGCATGGTCCAGCGCCTGACTAGGCGTTAGCCCTTCACCCAGCGCATCGAGCACCTGCGGCCCGAGGGCTGGCAAGGTGATGTTCTGGCTCGACACCGCGCCGACACCCGAGCGCAGCCAGGGGCAACGAGCACCTACGGCGATGCTCGA
Protein-coding sequences here:
- the argE gene encoding acetylornithine deacetylase, which produces MSELRSRALLAKLIGFATVSRDSNLALIEFVRDYLHGLGVHCELIYNAERSKANLLASIGPAVAGGVVLSGHTDVVPVDGQAWTVEPFALSEHDGKLYGRGAADMKGYLASVLAAVPVFVASPLRRPVHLAFSYDEEVGCLGVRSLLDVLPQRIQQPALCLIGEPTELKPVLGHKGKLAMRCHVHGAPCHSAYAPYGVNAIEQAARLIGRLGEIGQRLAAPEHHDARFDPAYSTVQVGVIQGGTALNIVPADCRFDFEVRALPTFEPQAVLDELHTYAEQTLLPAMQAVKADTAIRFEPISAYPGLATAPESAAAQLIAQLCGSDEFSTVAFGTEGGLFDQAGIPAVVCGPGSMEQGHKPDEFVSVAQMAACDHLMDRLAAYLCTP
- a CDS encoding DUF1028 domain-containing protein, with the protein product MTFSIVGRCAETGQLGIAISSSSIAVGARCPWLRSGVGAVSSQNITLPALGPQVLDALGEGLTPSQALDHALTRNGYSQYRQVAVVDAQGRTAVFSGNHTLGTHNALAGEQCVAAGNLLANSNVIERMVDAFERSEGCLAARLLSALQAGQAAGGEAGAVHSAALSVVGELVWPIVDLRVDWAEQNPIGELQTLWNAYEPQLQDYLTRALNPTLAPSYGVPGDE